The genome window TGATTTACCAACTGTAAGAGAATTACAAGAACAACTTAAGATAACTCCTTTAAATGAAGGGAAAGAAGTGGATGGTTTTCCTGAATATGATCGCTCACTAGGAAAAGAGCTAGCTTTCTTTGAACAATTACGAGTTTATATGGCTCAATTTCCACCAGCAGAAAGAGATTTGGTTAAGCAAGAAAGTTTTGCGCCAATTGGTTTGATGGAAAAAGGGGTATCTCCTTATAGTAACCCGAGTGAAGAATTAAAAAATGCCCTTATAGAGGGAGCAAAAGCAGGTTTAGCGAATATCAAAAAAGCAACAACCAATTTTAAATCAGAAAATGGCTGGGGATTAACACAACATTTATTTGATTATAATGCTGATTTTTTTGAAATAGGAACGAAAAAATCTTTAGACTGGGTAATTGAGGACCGTGAAGAAGCATACATAATTCGTGCAGTTTCAGCTATTACGGCATTATGGGGAAACCATGGCTATGAAGCGGTTTATTTGATGACATGGACAGACACAGACGGTAATGCCTTAAATGGAAAAAATAAATATACATTGGAGCTAAATCCAATTCCGCCAGTTGACTCATTTTGGTCGATTACGATGTATGACTTGCCTGAATACTTTTTATGTGAGAACCTGATTAATCGTTACTCGATTGGAGACCGTACGCCAGGTATACAATATAATGATGATGGCGGTATCGCTATAGTGGTTTCGAAAGATGAGCCAACTGACCCGAAAGAACGTGCGAATTGGTTGCCAGCTCCTGATGCTGAGTTCAGACCAATGTTCCGCTTATATAATCCGCAACAACCACTCGTGGATGGAAGCTATCATTTTCCGGGATTTGAAAAAAAGTAAATAAAAAAGCCGCGATTTCCTATTAATGGAAATCGCGGCTTTTTTTTACTTGTTCTTGGCATAAATGGTCATGGCTTCTTGGAGGAATTGAGAAAGGCCATCGCCGAATTGGTCGATATTTTTAGTGAAACGTTCATCATTAACGTACATTTCCCCAAGACTAGCAAAGGCTTCTAAAGAATAAATGTTGCCATGCGTATCATTTAAATAATGGAAAAAATGATCAATCTCGAGTTGTGCTTCTTCTGATTCCGGGGTGAGTTTCCGAACAGAAGCTAAATGACGAAATTCAGCGTCAAAACTCTCTTTTAAAGTTAATTGTTCTTTTTCACTCATATTATTCACTTTTTCATTGGCTTTTTCTACTACTTTATCTCCCCAAAGTTTTCTTGCTTCTTCTTCATATGGGTTCGAGGAAAAATCAAATCCAGTGAATTTTTCTTTGTTTGTCATTGTTATTTCTCCTTTTTCATTCTTGATGGTCAGATCGAGGGTTGCTAGCATAGTTTCAATTCGCTGCTTTTTTTCTATTAGTAAGTGGCGCTGCATATCTAAAGCAACGTTTTTATCGAAAAGTGGGTCATCAAGAATTTGTTGAATTTTTTTCAAAGGGAAATCGAGTTCTTTAAAGAAAAGAATTTGTTGTAATTTGTCGACATCTTTTTCTGAATAAATACGATAGCCATTCCAGTCATCTTTTTGCGGTACAAGTAGACCTATTTTATCGTAGTGGTGAAGCGTGCGCACACTTACACCAGTGAGTTCAGCTAATTCTTTTATTTGCATGAATGATTCCTCCTTCTGCTTTTACTATAAAGTATGACGTCGCGTGATAGTCAAGCTTGAATTTGTGTTTATTATAACCTTTTTAGTGGAAAAGAAAATAAGTTGTAGTCAACTTCTTTTAATAAAATGAATAAAAGCATGGAAAAAAAGTGGACATTCTCGTATAATGAAGTGTAAATGTGTCGAATTTGTGACATTGGTATATCGAGAATAAAAAGGGGATAGCATCATGATAAGGAAAGTTAAATCCATTAGTATGTGGCTATGGCACCATTTAACACCGCAAATATTTGCGGTTATTTGTGTTTTTATTATCACTATCATAGCACTTTTTATGCCTCCATATATTGGTATGGCTGATAATGGAGACTTTTTCCGAATCTTCTCGAGTAACGGTTTGTTTGTCAATAATACGAATTATGATGCGCTGCAATTTGGGCACTTTGTGAAGGAGTTTGGGATTTATCAGTACTTTAATGAAAACCAAGTGGCTATATACTCCTCGCAAAGTATCTTTATTCAAATGGCGCTTCTTTTAAATAAGCTTTTTTGGTCAACTACTGTGTTTGATGTGCGCTTTTTGGGAGGCTTGCAATTAGCACTTCTTTTACCAGCGATTTATTTGTTAGTAGCGGGTTTAACGGCGAAAATGAAAGGCTGGCCGGGGTATGTGGTTGCGGCGCTAACAGTATTTATTTTCGCAGATACAGCTTATACGGCTTACTTTAATTCCTTTTTCAGTGAAGGGCTTATTTTGATTATGATGCTGTATATTTCGGCGGGATTTTTACTTTTATATCAGCATAAATATAATGATTATGCGATGCTAGGTTTGATTTTTGTGGCATCCCTTATTTTAATTACGGCCAAACAGCAAAATGCGCCGATTGCGGTTGTTATTGCGGTTTGTGGAATACTCGTGTTTTTCATCCGGAAAAATCGTGCATTTCGGATTTCAGCCGCGGCTACCTTTTTAGTTATTTTCTTGAGCGGAGTAGTGATGTACGCCTTTATTCCAGGCGAGTTTGTAACGATAAATCAGTACCAAACGATGACGCGCGGTGTGCTACTTGATTCAGAAAATCCGGAGAAATCACTCGAAGAAATGGGCATGAATTCTGAATTCGCTTTACTTAAAGGAACGAATTTTTATCAAAAATATAAAATGATTGATTTAGACTCTAAACTAATGGAAAAAGAATTTTATCCTAATTATAATTTTGTTACGGTTTTAAGTTATTATTTGGAAAATCCAAAACAATTTGGGAAAATGCTTGATCTATCCGCGCAAAATAGCTTTTCGATTCGTCCGTTTGAAATGGGAAACTTTGAAAAGGCGACAGGATATAAATTTAAAGAGAAAACGCATTTTTTCTCCGCTTATAGTGATGTAAAAGAAAAATTTGCTCCAGCGAAATTTACTTTTTTAATTTTATGGGCGCTTGTTTTTCTGATTTGTTATGGAGTGAGTGCTTTTAAACATTTCCGAGAAAAGAATATTCGTGGAACACTGCTGTTTGATTTAATCGTCTTGCTGATTGGTTCAGGATTTGCGGTGATTTTAGTGACGATTGTGGGTGACGGAGAAGCGGATTTAACAAAACATAATTTCTTGTTTAATGTGTGCTTTGATTTGACAATGTTAATTGGAGCGGCTTCTCTGCTCGAAGTTTATTTGAAGAAGAGGGGTGAGCGGAATGCGTAAAAAAATGATTATAAGTATTCTACTAGCATTCGTGATTTTCATTGTCGGCGGGCATTCTGCAATAGCAAAAACGGATGATGGTGTCGTTGTTTTTTATGATAGTTTAGCGACTGGTACAGAGAATGAAGGCAATATGGATGCGCTACTTCGAATGTTAAATAGTTTGGGCAAACGAGTGACGATTTATTCTTGGGAGGAAAATCCTGATTTAAGTCAAACAAGCGAGATTATTGTACTTCAAAATAAAAATGACGGCTTAGCAAATGATTGGACGGAAAAATTAGCCAAAAGCAAAGCGAAAATCGCATACATAGGCGGAAATCCACCAACATTTTTAACGGATAAATTGCAACTGAAAACAAAAGCAATTACAGATGCTTCTATCACAATTCAAACGGAAGCTGGATTGTCTGGAAAGCCACAGCTGGTGAACGAAACAAATCTAATTACTTCCTATAAAGGAACAAGCTTTGGTGAAATGGACGCTGCTGAAAATGGACAAGCTGCATACGGCGTTCAAGCAGGAAATTACGCGTACGCGCCTCTTTTTCAGACAGATAATACGAGTGAATTCACTTTAATGGATGTACTCAAAGCATTATTCGATATTAAAACGACAACTAACCAATATGCGTTTATTACGGGCGTAAATCCATTCGTGGATTTCGATTTGCTCAAAAAAACAGCGGACACTTTTTATGAAAAAGGAATTCCGTTTATCGTGAGTGCAGGGCCTGTTTTTTACAATCAAGATTTCCAAGCAGCAAAAAATTATGCAGAGATTTTACGCTACGTTCAAGCGAAAAATGGCACGATCATGCTGAATGTGCCGGCAGTTACCTACGGGGATAGTCCGTCCGGAGAACTTGAAAGTATTATGCAAAAATCGGTAAATTTCTTTGCGGAAAATGACATCGCACCGATTGGAGTTACGGCTGAACTTTATTGGAACTTTGATAAAGTATATGGCGTAGAAGGTTTCGCACCATTTAACACTGGAATTTTACTACCAAATCAAAAAATCATTCATACGACAAAAGTGAATAATGGCAGCGCATTTGAAAAGTCTCCGTATAGCGTGGCGAACGATTTTTATGCGACTACAACTGAAGGGAGAAACTTTCCGGTCGATATTGCGATAACCTATTCATTTTTTGATAACGAGAAAGAATTAAAAGCGGCCGCAGAGGAACTAGCGAACGATAATATTAGTGATTTTAGGTTCCAAAATCATGGAGTAAAAACAAATAAAGATACGATTGAATCAAGTGCTGGTTCGCTTTACATCAATAATCAACCAGTGGCGCTTGATGGCGATTTAAACTATATTAAAACAAAAAATAAGGCAGTGAAACAAACTGGAAGTTTAGAAGGTTTCTTCGGCTACCAAAATACCTTTTTCACGATAGTAATTGTACTTTCACTTGGCATTATTGGGGTTTTATTTGTTTTTGGATACCGGCTTTACATGAAAAAATATATGAAATGAGGTGAAATAAATGGTCGTTGCAGATTATTTAGCATTATTCGCGGTAATATGTATTTGGGGACTTTTGCTAATTAATATTGTGTTAATTGTCGCAGGATATGTTTATTATTTGAAAAATGAAGCGCGAAAAGTGCCCGAAATACCAGTGGAAGTACCATTTGTTTCTGTCATGGTGCCGGCCCATAATGAAGGAAAAGTAATCGTGAAAACAGTGGAGTCCCTACTGGCGTTTGATTACCCGGTCGATCGCTACGAAATCATTGTGATTAACGATAATTCTTCGGATAATAGCGCGGAACTTTTAGCTGCCATTCAAGCAAAAAATCCGACACGGTTTTTAAAAATTATTAATACCGATAATATTACAGGCGGAAAAGGTAAATCGAACGCGCTCAATATCGGGTTTGCGGAAAGTCGCGGGGAACTGGTGGCGATTTATGATGCTGATAATACACCGGAACGGCAAGCGCTAAGAATCCTTGTTGGCGAGATTACAAATGATGCGAAACTTGGTGCCGTCATTGGTAAATTTAGAACCCGAAATCGAAATGCGAGTTGGTTAACGCGATTTATCAATATCGAAACGCTTAGTTTTCAGTGGATGGCTCAGGCCGGCAGATGGGCCCTGTTCAAACTATGCACGATTCCTGGAACTAATTTTATTGTGAGAAGGTCGCTCCTAGAAGAAATCGGTGGCTGGGATGTGAAAGCTGTTGCGGAAGATACCGAGATTAGTTTTCGGATTTACATGATGGGGTACCGAATCAAATTCCAAGCGAAGGCTGTCACTTGGGAACAAGAGCCCCAAACATTACCAGTTTGGTTCAAACAGCGCTCAAGATGGGCAAAAGGCAATATTTATGTAATTTTAAAAAACGTTCCACTCCTTTTTAAACGAGAAGGTAGGCGCGTTCGCTTTGATATTTTATACTTTTTATCGATTTACTTTTTATTATTAACTTCCTTGATTGTTAGTGATGTTTTACTCGTATTATATGCGCTTGGACTAGTACATACAACACTTGCTGGCCTTAGCGGGGCGCTTTGGTTGCTAGCCATTTTACTTTTTGTCGCAGGTACTTTTATTACACTCACCACGGAAAAAGGCGAAATCAGTTTTTCGAATTTGTTATTTATTATGTTGATGTATGTGACGTATTGCCAGCTTTGGATGGTGGTAGCCGCATATGGGTTCTTTATTTTCTTAAAAGATACCGTACTAAAAAGGGAAACCAAATGGTATAAAACCGAGCGTTTCTAAAAAGGAGAGTGCCTAATGAAAAAATTTACTGTAATGTGGCTGCTAATTTTCGCCGTACTATTTCTGTATAGGCCAGAGGTTTTCGCAGCAGATAAAAACTATCAAACGGTTTTTGGAACAGATAAAACCGCCCAAGGAAAATTCACAACCACCAAACAAAACTTCACGGTGGAAAACTACTGGGATGTATCAAATGCTAACGTAAAGCTTGTGTATACAATTACCCAACTGAGCGAAAAAGAAGTTTCCACGATGACACTGAAAATAAACGATGTTGCATTCTACTCTTTTAAACCAGATAAAGCAGACAAAGGAACAAAACAAATTGAAATCGAAATCCCGAAAGATAAGCTAAAAAAAGGGGTAAATGTTCTATCTATCGAAAGTTTTGTCTACACTGATTTGCCAGATGGTCGTTGTACGATTGACGATACACCTGCCAACTGGCTGCAATTCGATAAAACAAGCGCAATAAACGTATCTTATTCCGATAAAGCTTTCCAAAAAACGATTGCCGAGTTTGGCGAGCGCTTCACTGGAATTGATACTGTGAAAAGTGAACAAGGTGCAGTAGCTGTCTCAAACAAAGCCGGTGATGCCGAACTTGGCGCAGCACTTGAAGGGCTTTCCGGATTTTCTGCGGCGAATACGTTAGAAGATAAAAATATCGCTTTTGGTCAATATGAGGAAACAAAAACTCGTGACGGTAAAAACTATCTCGTACTTTTTTCAAGCTATGACAATTTACCAAATGATCTTAAATCACAAATAAAAGATGATAATAAATTAGAAAAACAAGCACTTTATCAAGTAGTGACAGTCGGAAATACGAATACACTCGTGGTTACTTCTAAATCCAACGATGCACTAAAAAAAGCTGGCAAACTAATCGCCAACCAAAATTACTTAAGCCAACTCGGAACAAATACTAAATGGCTAACAACAGACGAAAGAATCGACACACCAGCAACTAGTGTCGATAAAAATACAAAACTAACAACAACTGGTGATAAACTAAAAGGAATTGGGCATATCACACAAGATTACTTCATCAGCATGCCAGCCAACCGTAGCGCATCAACAGGAACAGAAGTATCACTTGATTTTAGATATGCGCAAAACTTGGATTTCGAGCATTCATTAGTAACGATTTTAGTAAACGGAAAACCGATTGGTAGCCAAAAACTTACCGCTAAAAAAGCTAATGGCGACAAATTGACGTTCCAAATTCCGAGCGATTTAAACGTAAAAGGGGATTTTTCAGTTACTGTTGCCTTTGATTTAGTCTTAACGAATAACTATTGTGGCTTTATTGCAGATTCTGAAATCCCGTGGGCGTATATCACCCCAGAATCAAAAATCAATTTAAACACAAGCGAAGAAACAGATTTGCTTTTTGAACAATATCCGTACCCATTCATTGCAAATGGCGACTTTAACAATGCAGTTGTCGTTGTTCCAGATGAATTAACGACAGAAGACACAGATTCATTAGCAAATATTTTCAATCTGTTAGGCCGCTTCCATGATGGAAATAGGGGAGATTTAACGGCCGTACATGCGGCCAACTGGAAAAAACCAAAAGAAGAATCAAACGTTATTGCAGTTGGTACAATGAATAATAATCCAGTGATTAAAAACGCCAATGACGACCTATATTTCCAGTACAACAAAACAGGCGATTACTTCCTTTCCAATGAAAAAATCTCGATTGAAAAAAATTATGGCAAACAACTTGGTAGTGTGCAGTTGATTACATCAGATGGCGTCCCAATCCTGGCAGTTACTGGTCCAGGTGCCAAACAAACAGAACTCGGATCGGATTTAATCGCAACAAAAGCCAACCTAGCTAAAATTTACGGAGATGGAGCCATTGTTGATACAGATAACACGATACATTCCTACCGATTCAAAAAAGAAGCAGATACACAGGAAGAAAGCTTTGGATCAAAAATCAGTAACAACAAAGAAGTCACTGTGTTCGGAGCATTCGCGCTTCTATCCGTTGTTATCTTAGTTGTCGCTGTCCTACTAATCTTGCGTAAATATCGCCGGAGCCGGAAGTGAGGAGAAATAAAAATGAAGAAAATAACGAATAACTTATTTGCAGATATCGGCTTTTTATTTTTCATCTTGCTTTGTTTCATCACAATTGGCTTTATGATCAATACGCCGGATGAATATTTGCGAAACATTATTTTATTAAATATCACTTTTTTACTTGTGATTATCACCTATTTTACGAATTTAACGCTTGGTTTGATTTTAAATGTCCTCTACATTTTCATTTATGCAACTTATATTATTTATGAAATTGTCGCAAATCAAATCGCCTATGGTTTTGGTAGCTACTTCTGGCTTATAATCACGCCCCTTTTCACAGTAGCGAGTGCGATGTTTACAAGAAATACGTCAAGGCTTCAAGAAGAAAACACAAAAATCAAACAGCAAAATCTATATTTAGGAACGATTGACCAAGAAACTTTGCTTAAAAATATCGTTTCATTCCAAAATGACGAGCGGATTTTTTCCAGTATTTCACGCCGTTATGATTTACCTTTGTCACTAATGGTCATCAAAGTACGTCATTGGCGCGAGTTGAAACGATTCCAAAGCGAAGATGAGATGCGCCTAGCGTTACAAGATATTTCGGCGATTTTAGAGACTTGTATCCGTACGAGTGATGTCCTTTACTTATTAGATAAAGATGATGCGACTTGGGGGCTGTTGTTACTAACAGACGAACCGGGTGGGAAATTAGTTGCGGATCGAATCAAAAGCCGCATAGCCGAAGCCAATACCGAAGAATTTGCCGCGAAGTACCGTGTGAAGCTAGAACTTCGAATTGGAACAAGCCAATTTGATAGCGAAAAAGTGAAGACACCGCTTGATTTTATCGATTTAGCGACAAAAGAATTAGAATATGACGTGTAAAATAGAGAGTTACCTTCTATAATTAGGAGGTAACTTTCATTTTTGATTGGAGGAACACCATGAACTTAGAAGAAATAGTCGATTGTATGTTATTAAACGAAAATGACAAAGAAATTCAGCGGACCCAAACGGAGCATCGTATCAAACTAGTTGATTTTTGGCGAGTGAAAAAAGGGGACCGAGTGCTGGAGGTTGGTTGTGGGCAAGGCGATACGACAGCCGTACTTGCGAATGCAGTTGGTGCTAGTGGCTTTGTTCAAGGTATTGATATTGCACCGCGAACTTATGGTGCTCCGTTTACCATTGGCGATGCGACAGACCATTTGCAGAAATCAAAGCTCGGTGCGCAAATTGATTTTAAGCTAGGGACAGATATTTTAAAAGGTGATATCACTTTTCCAGACAATGCTTTTGATGTAGCCGTTTTATCGCATGCTTCGTGGTATTTTAGTTCCAAAAGTGAGCTCACGCTGATGCTCGAATTACTAAGCAAGTGGGCGAAACGCGTTTGTTACGCAGAATGGGATACAAGAATTACGGATGTGAAACAAACGTCGCATATGTTAGCAGTGCTCACGCAATCATCTTATGAAGCTTTCAAACAAGAAACCCAGTCCAACATTCGAACGTTCATTACACCAATAGATATGCAAGAAATTATTCAAGAGCACAACTGGAAAATGGGCGCGGAAACAAGTATCTTCTCAGAAAAAATGCAAGATAGTCGATGGGAAATTGGTTATGTAAAAGATTTTATCACAAAAGAATTAGAAGCTGATTTAGGCTTACCGGAAAAATTCAAAGCATTTTTACTCAGTCAAAGTAAATTAATCACACTTGAAAATAGTTTGCCAATGGCGTCATACTGCACTTCTTGGCAGGCGAAGTAATTTTGCTTTCTTTTTCACAAGATTTAGATTTTTTATGCTATAATGGAACGTATTAACGAACTAAAGGAGTGTTGGATATGAGAGCTGTACTTACTGTAATTGGAAAAGATAATGTGGGTATTGTCGCAGGTGTTAGTAATAAATTAGCTGAACTGAACATCAATATTGTGGACGTATCTCAAACAATCATGGATGGCTATTTTACGATGATGATGATGTGCGATATTAGCCAAATCACAAAAGAATTTGATGAAGTAAAAGCAGAATTAGCCGGTAAAGGCGAGGACCTCCAAGTAAAAATACATATTCAACGGGAAGAAATTTTCAACGCAATGCACAAACTTTAGGATGGAGGCGATTCTAGTATGGAAACAAATCAAATTTTAGAAACGATACGAATGATTGAAGAAGAAAAATTGGATATCCGGACGATTACGATGGGGATTTCTTTGCTAGATTGTATGGACGGCGACGGCGAAGTGGCTCGAAAGAAAATCTATCAAAAAATCGTCACCAAAGCGCGTAATTTAGTTGCAGTTGGTGAAGCGATTGAATCTGAGTTTGGCATTCCAATTATTAATAAACGAATTTCTGTCACACCGATTGCGATTATCGCGGGATCGAGTGCTGATACTGACTACGTAGAATTTGCCAAAACGCTTGATGCCGCAGCAAAAGAAGTTGGCGTGAATTTTATTGGCGGCTATTCCGCACTCGTTCAAAAAGGTTACACGAAAGGCGACGAAATCCTGATTCGTTCGATTCCGCAAGCACTCGCACAAACGGAACGCGTATGCTCATCGGTCAATGTTGGCTCGACGCGAACTGGAATCAATATGGATGCTGTACGTCAAATGGGTGAGGTAATCAAGGAAACTGCGGACTTAACAGCAGATACACAAGGCCTAGGTTGCGCGAAACTCGTTGTATTTGCCAATGCAGTCGAGGATAATCCTTTTATGGCCGGGGCATTCCACGGTGTTGGTGAAGCGGATTGCGTTATCAATGTTGGTGTCAGCGGCCCAGGTGTGGTTAAACGTGCTATCGAAAAAGTAAAAGGTGAACCATTTGATATCGTTGCTGAAACAGTCAAACAAACAGCATTTAAAATCACTAGAATGGGTCAACTCGTTGGTCAAGTCGCTTCCGAAAAACTCGGCGTTCCTTTTGGAATTGTCGATTTATCACTTGCGCCAACTCCAGCGATTGGTGATTCGGTCGCGCACATTTTAGAAGAGATGGGACTAGAAATGGTTGGAACGCATGGCACGACAGCGGCACTCGCACTTTTAAATGATGCAGTGAAAAAAGGCGGGGTCATGGCTTGTGGACATGTCGGTGGTTTATCAGGCGCATTCATTCCTGTTTCTGAGGACGCGGGTATGATTGAAGCTGTGCAACAAGGAGCGCTCAACCTCGAAAAATTAGAAGCAATGACAGCAATTTGCTCGGTTGGTCTGGATATGATTGCCGTACCAGGTGACACAACCGCTGAAACACTAGCAGCAATGATTGCTGATGAGGCCGCGATTGGCGTAATAAATAATAAAACAACTGCTGTCCGAGTGATTCCGGCAAGCGGGACAAAAGTTGGCGACATGGTCGAATTCGGCGGATTGCTAGGAACAGCACCAGTAATGCCAGTAAACGGTAAATCTTCCGTTGACTTCATTGCCCGCGGTGGTCGAATTCCAGCACCAATCCATTCTTTTAAAAACTAACAAAAAGGGTTTCCTCCAAATTTGCGAGGAAACCTTTTATTATGTCGTTTTTCGTTCAACTAAATGAAAATCTAAATCGAGCAGTGGCAAATTGCTACCAAATAATTGATTCATAATGAGCGTAAAAGCATTTTCAGCCTGCAAATTTACTGGGTAGTGAATCGTTGTGATATCAAGCAAATGCGCGATTTCCATATTATCAAAACCACAAATCGCAAAATCTTCCGGAACACTATATCCAAGCCGTCTTGCTTCCGTCAAAAGCCCAGCCGCAAAATAATCATTCGGTGTCAAAAAGGCGTCAGGTTTATGCTCCGTTTCCGCAAACCAATGTGCAATCTTTTCCCCGTCTTGCCGAGAGCCTTGTCCATAAAACTGTCTAAACTCATGAGGATCAAGCTCATAACGTGCGCAAAAATCTTTAAAAGCAAGCATGCGACTTTGCGTATTGAGCCCAGTCGTATTGCCGTACACATTCACAAATTTCCGGTAGCCTTTTGCATACAAATGTTCTAGACCGAGCGTGTAGCCATCATATTGATTCATAAATACAGAAGGAATTTTTTCACTTTCGACGCGTTGCCAAGTGACAATCGGGCCGTATTTTGTATAATGCTCAATCGTTTTCCAATCATTCGACCGAATCACGAGAACGAGCGCATCGATTTGTTTTTGGCGCAGCATTTCAAGGGCTTCCAGTTCTTTATCTGGATCAATCCGCGTCATAAACAGCGTGACATTATAGCCATGCTCTTGCGCAATCATCGTAAAACTCTTTAAAAATACATTAAGTGAATCTGTAAAACTAGGAATGACCATGCCAATTAATTTGGTTGCACCTTTTTTTAGTGACACAGCATTTATATTCGGAACGTAATCTAACTTGTCAATAATTGTCTGGACACGTTTTCGCGTTTCATCACTTACATAGTCGCGCTTATTAATCACTCGGGAAACTGTTGCTGATGAAACACCCGCTAGTTTCGCGATTTCTTGTATATTTGCCAATTGCCAAACACCTCGGTTTCTCTTAGCTCTGTAATTAGTATACCAAAAAAGCCCGTCAAATAGCCAGTTTAGATAAATTTAAAATAAGTGCTTGACCTGTAATGCATTACATGAATTATGATGAACTAGAAGAAAAGAAAACGCTTTAAAATTCTAGGAGGTAAGTATATTATGAAAAAAGGTGTAAAAATCGTTACAATTGGTGGGGGTTCCAGTTACACACCAGAACTTGTTGAAGGATTTATTAAACGCTATCATGAACTTCCAATCAGAGAACTTTGGCTAGTAGATATTGAAGCTGGTCGTGAAAAATTAGAAATCGTTGGCAATATGGCAAAACGTATGGTCAAAGCAGCGAACATTGACTGCGAAGTACATTTAACACTCGACCGTCGTGAAGCTTTAAAAGATGCTGATTTTGTTACAACACAATTTCGTGTTGGTTTATTAGACGCTCGTATTAAAGATGAAAGAATTCCACTTAGCCACGGTATCATCGGTCAAGAAACAAATGGAGCAGGTGGGATGTTTAAAGCATTCCGTACGATTCCCGTTATTCTTGGTATTGTAGAAGATATGCGCGAACTTTGCCCAGATGCTTGGTTAATCAACTTTACAAACCCAGCAGGTATGGTAACAGAAGCCGTTCTTCGTTACGGCAACTGGGATAAAGTTATCGGTCTTTGTAACGTGCCAATCGGAGCTGTGAAAAGCGCATCCGA of Listeria monocytogenes contains these proteins:
- a CDS encoding DUF1254 domain-containing protein, with translation MATQKNLVDLATKAYIYGFPFIFNTQQIERYVTVGIGGTKQVPFNNFTHASRLAEPSDKFVSVNNDTIYSNAPIDVSAGPVVLSVPDTSGRYYVLQFVDAWSNNFAYVGKRATGTSAGKFLLTPPNWNGDVPADMIEIKFPTNIGIIIGRLACDGEADLPTVRELQEQLKITPLNEGKEVDGFPEYDRSLGKELAFFEQLRVYMAQFPPAERDLVKQESFAPIGLMEKGVSPYSNPSEELKNALIEGAKAGLANIKKATTNFKSENGWGLTQHLFDYNADFFEIGTKKSLDWVIEDREEAYIIRAVSAITALWGNHGYEAVYLMTWTDTDGNALNGKNKYTLELNPIPPVDSFWSITMYDLPEYFLCENLINRYSIGDRTPGIQYNDDGGIAIVVSKDEPTDPKERANWLPAPDAEFRPMFRLYNPQQPLVDGSYHFPGFEKK
- a CDS encoding MerR family transcriptional regulator, with the protein product MQIKELAELTGVSVRTLHHYDKIGLLVPQKDDWNGYRIYSEKDVDKLQQILFFKELDFPLKKIQQILDDPLFDKNVALDMQRHLLIEKKQRIETMLATLDLTIKNEKGEITMTNKEKFTGFDFSSNPYEEEARKLWGDKVVEKANEKVNNMSEKEQLTLKESFDAEFRHLASVRKLTPESEEAQLEIDHFFHYLNDTHGNIYSLEAFASLGEMYVNDERFTKNIDQFGDGLSQFLQEAMTIYAKNK
- a CDS encoding membrane protein, with amino-acid sequence MIRKVKSISMWLWHHLTPQIFAVICVFIITIIALFMPPYIGMADNGDFFRIFSSNGLFVNNTNYDALQFGHFVKEFGIYQYFNENQVAIYSSQSIFIQMALLLNKLFWSTTVFDVRFLGGLQLALLLPAIYLLVAGLTAKMKGWPGYVVAALTVFIFADTAYTAYFNSFFSEGLILIMMLYISAGFLLLYQHKYNDYAMLGLIFVASLILITAKQQNAPIAVVIAVCGILVFFIRKNRAFRISAAATFLVIFLSGVVMYAFIPGEFVTINQYQTMTRGVLLDSENPEKSLEEMGMNSEFALLKGTNFYQKYKMIDLDSKLMEKEFYPNYNFVTVLSYYLENPKQFGKMLDLSAQNSFSIRPFEMGNFEKATGYKFKEKTHFFSAYSDVKEKFAPAKFTFLILWALVFLICYGVSAFKHFREKNIRGTLLFDLIVLLIGSGFAVILVTIVGDGEADLTKHNFLFNVCFDLTMLIGAASLLEVYLKKRGERNA
- a CDS encoding DUF2334 domain-containing protein — its product is MRKKMIISILLAFVIFIVGGHSAIAKTDDGVVVFYDSLATGTENEGNMDALLRMLNSLGKRVTIYSWEENPDLSQTSEIIVLQNKNDGLANDWTEKLAKSKAKIAYIGGNPPTFLTDKLQLKTKAITDASITIQTEAGLSGKPQLVNETNLITSYKGTSFGEMDAAENGQAAYGVQAGNYAYAPLFQTDNTSEFTLMDVLKALFDIKTTTNQYAFITGVNPFVDFDLLKKTADTFYEKGIPFIVSAGPVFYNQDFQAAKNYAEILRYVQAKNGTIMLNVPAVTYGDSPSGELESIMQKSVNFFAENDIAPIGVTAELYWNFDKVYGVEGFAPFNTGILLPNQKIIHTTKVNNGSAFEKSPYSVANDFYATTTEGRNFPVDIAITYSFFDNEKELKAAAEELANDNISDFRFQNHGVKTNKDTIESSAGSLYINNQPVALDGDLNYIKTKNKAVKQTGSLEGFFGYQNTFFTIVIVLSLGIIGVLFVFGYRLYMKKYMK
- a CDS encoding glycosyltransferase family 2 protein is translated as MVVADYLALFAVICIWGLLLINIVLIVAGYVYYLKNEARKVPEIPVEVPFVSVMVPAHNEGKVIVKTVESLLAFDYPVDRYEIIVINDNSSDNSAELLAAIQAKNPTRFLKIINTDNITGGKGKSNALNIGFAESRGELVAIYDADNTPERQALRILVGEITNDAKLGAVIGKFRTRNRNASWLTRFINIETLSFQWMAQAGRWALFKLCTIPGTNFIVRRSLLEEIGGWDVKAVAEDTEISFRIYMMGYRIKFQAKAVTWEQEPQTLPVWFKQRSRWAKGNIYVILKNVPLLFKREGRRVRFDILYFLSIYFLLLTSLIVSDVLLVLYALGLVHTTLAGLSGALWLLAILLFVAGTFITLTTEKGEISFSNLLFIMLMYVTYCQLWMVVAAYGFFIFLKDTVLKRETKWYKTERF